From one Leptospira stimsonii genomic stretch:
- a CDS encoding 4-(cytidine 5'-diphospho)-2-C-methyl-D-erythritol kinase, producing the protein MLSPAKINLGLEIPYKRPDGFHEIRSVFLRISWGDDIEIEPADNGVFELISRNEIILEKRKLYDQVSELGDYKKNILYKTFQKARSLFPELPGVKIHITKRISPAGGLGGGSTNAASLLSFLFSWRSFFTTDEMKNLAAEIGSDVPFFLGEGNAYVTGRGENSQEIEVHSGQGILALTPQVMNTAEMYSLLKKPLQEGPSQKNGNTLSENLVSVLKNGDWSALQGRLLNDFEPVAFQLHPELGVLKDRFLEFGSSYCSLTGSGSSLYGLVQGLEIQEELLHRLRQEFPNLTFVRFNF; encoded by the coding sequence TTGCTTTCTCCCGCTAAGATCAATCTCGGTTTAGAAATTCCTTACAAGCGTCCGGATGGATTCCACGAGATTCGAAGCGTCTTTTTAAGAATTTCTTGGGGAGACGATATCGAAATCGAACCCGCAGACAACGGAGTTTTCGAACTCATTTCAAGAAACGAAATTATATTAGAAAAACGTAAACTTTATGATCAGGTTTCCGAACTCGGAGATTATAAAAAGAATATTCTCTACAAGACCTTTCAAAAGGCACGATCTCTTTTTCCCGAACTCCCCGGAGTGAAAATTCATATCACAAAAAGAATTTCTCCCGCAGGTGGCTTGGGCGGCGGAAGTACGAACGCCGCTTCTCTTCTTTCGTTTCTCTTTTCTTGGCGTTCTTTTTTTACAACGGATGAAATGAAAAATCTCGCCGCCGAAATCGGATCCGATGTTCCTTTCTTTTTAGGAGAAGGAAACGCCTACGTTACGGGAAGAGGTGAGAATTCTCAAGAAATCGAAGTCCATTCTGGACAAGGAATCCTCGCGTTGACTCCGCAAGTCATGAATACGGCGGAAATGTACTCCTTACTGAAAAAACCTTTACAAGAGGGGCCCTCTCAGAAAAATGGGAATACGCTGTCGGAAAATCTGGTTTCTGTCTTAAAAAACGGGGATTGGAGCGCTCTGCAGGGTAGGCTCTTGAATGATTTTGAGCCGGTTGCCTTCCAACTTCATCCGGAATTGGGAGTTCTTAAGGACAGATTCCTGGAGTTTGGATCCAGTTATTGTTCTCTAACCGGTTCAGGTTCGAGTTTGTACGGGCTGGTCCAGGGCCTTGAGATCCAGGAAGAACTGTTGCACAGGCTGAGACAGGAATTCCCAAATCTCACATTCGTACGATTCAATTTTTAG
- a CDS encoding ribose-phosphate diphosphokinase, which produces MNGDIAVFAGSSNKEIAEEICAHLKIQPGKINLKKFSDGEISVKIEDNVRGREVFVVQSTSAPANDHLMELILIMDALRRASVSSISVVIPYYGYGRQDRKVEPRVPISARVVADLLEVVGPNRILTMDLHADQIQGFFRVPVDNLHFAPVLAEYINTKKIEDLVIVSPDSGGAERARAFGKKVNGSLAIIDKRRPKANESEVMNVIGEIEGKNCILLDDMIDTAGTICKAAEALLKHGAKSVYCAATHGVLSGEAVNRINATNFTEVVLANTIAIPESKKINKLKSLSVAPLLANAIQRIHTNQSVSTLFD; this is translated from the coding sequence ATGAATGGAGATATCGCCGTATTTGCGGGAAGTTCCAATAAAGAAATTGCCGAAGAAATCTGCGCGCATCTAAAGATTCAACCGGGTAAGATCAATCTTAAGAAATTCTCCGATGGAGAAATTTCGGTTAAGATCGAAGACAACGTTCGAGGAAGAGAAGTTTTCGTCGTTCAGTCCACTTCTGCGCCGGCTAACGATCATTTGATGGAATTGATTCTTATCATGGACGCTCTTCGCCGAGCATCCGTTTCGAGCATCAGCGTTGTGATTCCTTATTACGGTTACGGTCGCCAGGATCGGAAAGTAGAACCGAGAGTTCCGATCTCAGCGAGGGTCGTCGCTGATCTTTTGGAAGTCGTCGGACCGAACCGGATTCTTACCATGGATCTTCACGCGGATCAGATTCAGGGCTTTTTTAGGGTTCCAGTGGACAATCTTCACTTTGCTCCCGTTTTAGCGGAATACATCAACACAAAGAAGATCGAAGACTTGGTCATCGTGTCTCCGGATTCTGGCGGGGCGGAACGTGCTCGCGCTTTCGGTAAAAAAGTCAACGGTTCGCTTGCTATCATCGATAAAAGAAGACCGAAGGCGAACGAATCCGAAGTCATGAACGTAATCGGCGAGATCGAAGGGAAAAATTGTATTCTTCTCGATGATATGATCGATACCGCTGGAACGATCTGCAAGGCCGCGGAAGCGCTTCTCAAACACGGAGCGAAGTCGGTTTATTGCGCGGCGACTCACGGAGTTCTTTCCGGCGAAGCCGTGAATCGAATCAACGCAACAAACTTCACTGAAGTCGTCCTTGCGAACACGATCGCGATTCCGGAATCCAAAAAGATCAACAAATTGAAATCATTGTCCGTAGCTCCTTTGCTCGCTAACGCGATTCAAAGGATTCACACAAATCAATCAGTCAGCACTTTATTCGATTAA
- a CDS encoding helix-turn-helix transcriptional regulator has translation MNPSTVRLNFKLNLIRHLRDGKRMTLEELSSITGVTNQKDLKEQLGELFFLGATPHVADLIQVDYDSETDTFGLILPFRFDSSLRLSIREWLALRKILEETSESNLDSNTNSIAKKILQKIISILPITGQDALASYKNTIQEAIQNGKTLILEYQSRSDEKPFQRKVDPWFLFHSLEDYLLGYCHTRKAPRNFRLDHILSLIIGGDPISQPAGQTKSKYIQEFEEFRKNQENSSGIAEIWHTKEVFYNLNRKLGLERSGETKVLGNVVYHLSKANIREESWFLETILPFGKNVILKSPSSLVKRAIGEIEFMLR, from the coding sequence ATGAATCCAAGTACGGTTCGTCTTAATTTTAAATTGAATCTCATCCGTCATCTCCGCGATGGAAAACGGATGACCCTGGAAGAACTATCCAGCATAACCGGAGTTACCAATCAAAAGGATCTCAAGGAACAGCTGGGGGAATTATTTTTTCTTGGTGCGACTCCTCACGTCGCCGATCTGATCCAGGTTGATTACGATTCCGAAACCGATACGTTCGGATTGATTCTTCCTTTTCGTTTCGATTCTAGTTTAAGACTTAGTATTCGAGAATGGCTCGCTCTTCGAAAGATCTTAGAAGAAACTTCCGAATCGAATCTCGATTCAAATACGAACTCCATCGCCAAAAAGATTCTCCAAAAAATCATATCGATTCTCCCGATCACGGGACAGGACGCTCTTGCTTCCTATAAGAATACGATTCAAGAAGCGATTCAAAACGGGAAAACATTGATCTTAGAATATCAATCTAGAAGCGATGAAAAGCCTTTTCAAAGAAAAGTTGATCCTTGGTTTCTCTTTCATTCCCTTGAAGATTATCTCCTGGGATATTGCCACACAAGAAAAGCGCCTCGCAACTTCCGATTGGATCATATTCTTTCCTTAATAATCGGCGGAGACCCAATTTCCCAACCCGCCGGACAAACAAAGTCAAAGTATATTCAAGAGTTCGAAGAATTTCGTAAGAATCAGGAAAATTCCTCCGGAATCGCAGAGATCTGGCACACAAAGGAAGTCTTTTACAATCTCAATCGCAAGTTGGGTCTTGAAAGGAGCGGAGAAACTAAGGTTCTCGGCAATGTCGTTTATCATTTATCCAAGGCAAACATCCGGGAAGAGTCCTGGTTTTTAGAGACGATTCTCCCTTTCGGAAAAAATGTAATTCTCAAAAGTCCTTCCTCTCTTGTAAAAAGAGCGATCGGCGAAATTGAATTTATGCTACGTTAG
- a CDS encoding sugar phosphate nucleotidyltransferase, translating into MKPTQDKVAVVLAAGKGTRMKTDQPKVAVELNGKPLLLHVLDHLRASGVERIVVVVGYKKELVQNLCVGIPGITFAEQTEQLGTAHALLCAESQLNNFQGSVIVACGDVPMITAETFSNIVKEHKENEFSATILSAVVEKPTGYGRIIRNSSGDVTAIVEEKDSSSEEKLIKEINTGTYVFDGEGLFDSLRQIGNSNAQGEYYLPDLVKLYRNSGKKLGAMKLKNHLESHGVNSPEDLQMLSAMIKGEAVHP; encoded by the coding sequence ATGAAACCTACTCAGGATAAGGTCGCTGTGGTATTAGCCGCAGGGAAGGGCACCCGTATGAAAACGGATCAGCCTAAGGTAGCGGTGGAGCTGAATGGCAAGCCGCTACTTCTCCACGTACTCGATCACCTGAGAGCCTCCGGCGTAGAAAGAATCGTCGTCGTTGTAGGCTACAAAAAAGAATTAGTTCAAAACCTTTGCGTCGGAATTCCGGGCATTACTTTTGCGGAACAAACCGAACAACTCGGAACCGCTCATGCGCTTCTCTGCGCAGAATCTCAACTGAATAACTTTCAGGGTTCTGTGATCGTTGCCTGCGGCGACGTTCCCATGATCACCGCGGAGACTTTCTCCAATATCGTAAAAGAACATAAGGAAAACGAATTCTCCGCAACGATTCTTTCTGCGGTTGTGGAGAAACCTACCGGTTACGGAAGAATCATCCGTAATTCTTCCGGGGACGTTACGGCGATTGTGGAAGAAAAGGATTCTTCTTCTGAAGAAAAACTCATCAAAGAAATCAATACGGGGACTTACGTTTTTGACGGAGAAGGTCTTTTTGATTCTCTCAGACAAATCGGAAACTCCAACGCTCAGGGAGAATACTATCTCCCCGACCTAGTGAAATTATATAGAAATTCAGGAAAGAAACTCGGTGCGATGAAATTAAAGAATCATCTTGAAAGTCATGGAGTGAATTCTCCCGAAGACCTGCAGATGCTTTCCGCTATGATCAAAGGGGAGGCCGTCCATCCATGA
- a CDS encoding 50S ribosomal protein L25/general stress protein Ctc: MSQNTIHKIAVKKRTETGKNENNRLRASGLVPINIIGAGTATSGAVNEKELEKMVHSGIRQSTLIELDVEGQGTHKVFVKEIQRFPEVDRIRHVDFYKVVPGQKIVTKIGIETTGVAKGSKTGGQFEHIIHELRVKTIPEDLLENLTIDVTDLDVGDAIKISQLKVPASWEILINGDPIVTSVNKTKALLAAERAEAQGAKDDAKGKKGKK; this comes from the coding sequence ATGAGCCAGAACACTATTCACAAAATCGCAGTTAAAAAAAGAACGGAAACCGGTAAGAACGAAAACAATCGTCTTCGTGCGTCAGGACTTGTTCCCATCAATATTATCGGAGCCGGTACCGCTACTTCGGGTGCAGTGAACGAGAAAGAACTTGAAAAAATGGTTCACTCCGGAATCCGTCAGTCCACTCTGATCGAGTTGGATGTGGAAGGGCAAGGAACTCACAAAGTATTCGTAAAAGAAATCCAAAGATTTCCCGAAGTGGATAGAATCCGTCACGTTGACTTTTACAAAGTTGTTCCCGGTCAAAAGATCGTAACGAAAATCGGTATCGAAACTACCGGTGTTGCGAAAGGTTCTAAGACAGGTGGACAGTTCGAACACATCATTCACGAACTTCGTGTAAAAACGATTCCGGAAGATTTATTAGAAAATCTTACGATCGATGTGACCGATCTCGACGTAGGCGACGCGATCAAAATCAGCCAACTCAAAGTTCCCGCAAGCTGGGAAATTTTGATCAACGGAGATCCGATCGTCACTTCCGTAAATAAAACCAAAGCTCTTCTCGCCGCGGAAAGAGCCGAAGCTCAAGGCGCGAAAGACGACGCTAAAGGCAAGAAAGGCAAAAAATAA
- a CDS encoding DUF1564 domain-containing protein, with translation MESIFLNSDERIESRLAERKEKVVTLLIPENYFDRLSSEEQKKLSKKLPYLLRRYAKLLSSRSRLNSKADSILYQNPGKMKKMNFRTNTGYWSLLGALAQAHGVSRCFLFNFLLSLEEAEVGDSIEDILNAGVPTFHDVYRYIWQLDLIQNTITRSLDFFPNPISPFFDMSFPWARSLILPK, from the coding sequence ATGGAAAGTATATTTTTAAACTCTGATGAAAGAATAGAATCCCGGCTTGCCGAAAGAAAGGAAAAAGTCGTTACACTTTTGATTCCTGAGAATTACTTTGATCGCCTTTCTTCTGAGGAGCAGAAGAAGCTTTCGAAAAAACTACCGTATCTTTTGAGACGGTATGCCAAACTATTGTCTTCTCGAAGTCGGCTGAATTCTAAAGCGGATTCTATTCTTTATCAGAATCCGGGAAAAATGAAAAAAATGAACTTTAGAACGAATACCGGTTATTGGTCGTTGTTGGGCGCCTTGGCCCAAGCACACGGTGTTTCTCGATGTTTTCTTTTTAATTTTCTATTGTCACTGGAAGAAGCTGAGGTTGGAGATTCTATCGAAGATATTTTAAATGCAGGAGTTCCTACCTTTCATGACGTTTACAGATATATCTGGCAACTAGATCTAATCCAAAACACCATTACTAGATCTTTAGATTTCTTTCCAAATCCAATAAGCCCCTTTTTTGACATGAGTTTTCCCTGGGCGCGTTCCTTAATTCTCCCGAAGTAG
- the pth gene encoding aminoacyl-tRNA hydrolase, with product MKLIVGLGNPGDRYNNNRSNIGFKILDVIANNINVEIKTKKKKSLIGRGDFEGEEVVLLKPQTFSDLSGESVLYIASFLKIQVGEILVIQEDWSLPLGRIVVDKGTQETDHPGVKSIIQSLRSPNFIRIRIGIWNDGFDLKVRDSFLKEDFEPMENLSLIQIINDAEAAIRSISLGDIDDVIEKYHL from the coding sequence ATGAAGCTGATCGTCGGACTCGGGAATCCAGGAGACAGATACAACAATAACCGCTCAAACATCGGTTTCAAGATTTTAGATGTTATCGCAAATAACATCAATGTTGAGATCAAGACCAAGAAGAAGAAATCTCTGATTGGTCGCGGTGATTTTGAGGGGGAAGAAGTTGTACTCTTAAAGCCGCAAACTTTCAGCGACCTTTCAGGAGAATCCGTTCTCTATATCGCTTCGTTTTTAAAGATACAAGTGGGAGAAATTCTTGTCATTCAAGAAGACTGGAGTCTCCCTCTTGGAAGAATCGTCGTAGATAAGGGAACTCAAGAAACCGATCATCCTGGAGTCAAATCCATCATTCAATCGCTTCGTTCTCCGAATTTTATTCGAATTCGGATCGGAATTTGGAACGATGGATTTGATCTCAAAGTGAGAGATTCTTTCTTAAAGGAAGATTTCGAACCGATGGAAAACCTAAGCCTGATTCAGATCATCAACGACGCGGAAGCCGCAATTCGTTCGATTTCTCTCGGAGATATCGACGACGTGATCGAAAAATATCATCTTTGA